In Streptomyces sp. NBC_01707, a genomic segment contains:
- a CDS encoding FG-GAP-like repeat-containing protein, translating into MSLKRRAWLTVGAVVLGGAGVVTVAMANPSDGPAEPKGPEVRPAKLRSVAIDGGTARERQLPATDTAAFSMVGIGWDGAAEVDGTAEVRTRAAGTGKWSPWRELEVSADGPDGRELTAANRATEPMWVGASDAVQVKVGSGRSGKALPKNLKLHMVDPGVSKTESRNPAEATPAPSGPENAAFALEGTPTPTVSDTADAPTDSATPTDPATPSATVTTAPTETATGTPTETATATPTDTATPTPVPTAPPSTVNRPPIISRAQWGADESMVEDPPEYIDKVQAVFIHHTVDTNNYSCGDSAAMIRAIMTYHVKTEGWNDLGYNFLVDKCGQIFEGRAGGTDLPVKGAHTYGFNSYSTGISLLGNFETGRPTPAALQSAARIAAWKLGQYGVSPTAKVTLTRLVTDSDGSTHPDGDVTFNTVAGHRDGFATACPGANLYAKLGAIRTYATNGTRNAAIPTTDFNRDGITDLVVGLPKAASSSGSVTVLPGTEDGPSPTAKRTLNQSSAGVPGSSEAGDLFGSSNAWGDVNGDGHADLLIGGPGEDITQADNGTVVVMYGPALTTGKSYSVTASGRIGGEKLGTTVTAGDFNADGKADIFSVAPGKPGRWWVWDGKTGAARSGYLNSAAYTAAVGYAAAVTGDFNKDGYADAAVSYRDPSGIGRLLWLKGSTTGLQRVGILDARGGRSLAAGDINGDGATDLAVGQPSATESGHTAKGGAVTAVFGSSGGLTSTGRRTIHQDTTGVPGGGETGDDMGASVSIGDVDLDGYGDILTGAPGEDITRSGVNESNAGQVFLIRGSATGPTGTGAVGYSQDTTGIPGATEPNDRLGSSVSLTDLSGYSRADIAIGADGEDANNGTILQIDNTSTSGIKTDTGLYYGVSALGSSTGIRIGLTLAP; encoded by the coding sequence ATGAGCCTGAAACGCCGCGCCTGGCTGACCGTCGGCGCTGTCGTTCTCGGTGGGGCCGGAGTGGTGACGGTGGCGATGGCCAACCCGTCCGACGGCCCGGCCGAACCCAAGGGGCCGGAGGTTCGACCGGCGAAGCTGCGGTCGGTCGCGATCGACGGCGGCACGGCCAGGGAGCGGCAACTGCCGGCTACGGACACCGCGGCCTTCTCGATGGTCGGCATCGGCTGGGACGGCGCGGCCGAGGTCGACGGCACCGCCGAAGTGCGTACACGGGCTGCCGGGACCGGCAAGTGGTCGCCCTGGCGCGAGCTGGAGGTGTCGGCCGACGGGCCGGACGGACGGGAACTGACGGCCGCCAACCGGGCCACCGAGCCGATGTGGGTCGGGGCGTCGGACGCCGTGCAGGTGAAGGTGGGGTCGGGGCGGTCGGGCAAGGCGCTGCCGAAGAACCTGAAGCTGCACATGGTCGATCCAGGGGTCAGCAAGACCGAGTCCAGGAACCCGGCGGAGGCGACCCCCGCACCCAGCGGGCCGGAGAACGCGGCGTTCGCACTGGAAGGGACGCCGACACCCACCGTGTCGGACACAGCCGACGCTCCCACGGACTCCGCCACACCGACCGATCCCGCCACGCCGTCGGCCACGGTGACCACCGCACCCACGGAGACCGCCACCGGCACCCCGACGGAGACGGCGACGGCCACCCCCACGGACACGGCCACCCCCACCCCCGTGCCCACCGCGCCGCCGTCGACCGTCAACCGGCCGCCGATCATCAGCCGCGCCCAGTGGGGCGCCGACGAGTCGATGGTCGAGGATCCGCCCGAGTACATCGACAAGGTGCAGGCGGTCTTCATCCACCACACCGTCGACACGAACAACTACAGCTGTGGCGACTCGGCCGCCATGATCCGCGCGATCATGACGTACCACGTGAAGACCGAAGGCTGGAACGACCTCGGCTACAACTTCCTGGTCGACAAGTGCGGCCAGATCTTCGAGGGCCGCGCCGGCGGCACCGATCTCCCGGTCAAGGGGGCGCACACATACGGCTTCAACTCCTACTCGACGGGCATTTCCCTGCTCGGCAACTTCGAGACGGGCAGGCCGACGCCGGCCGCGCTCCAGTCCGCGGCACGCATCGCCGCGTGGAAGCTCGGCCAGTACGGTGTGAGCCCCACCGCCAAGGTGACGCTGACCCGTCTCGTCACCGACTCCGACGGCAGCACCCACCCCGACGGTGACGTCACGTTCAACACCGTCGCCGGACACCGCGACGGCTTCGCCACCGCGTGCCCCGGTGCGAACCTGTACGCCAAGCTCGGTGCCATCCGGACGTACGCGACCAACGGCACCCGCAACGCCGCGATCCCGACCACCGACTTCAACCGGGACGGCATCACCGACCTTGTGGTCGGCCTGCCGAAGGCGGCGAGCAGCAGCGGAAGCGTCACCGTGCTGCCCGGCACCGAGGACGGCCCGAGCCCGACGGCGAAGCGGACGCTGAACCAGAGCAGTGCGGGGGTGCCCGGCAGCTCCGAGGCGGGCGATCTGTTCGGCTCGTCCAACGCCTGGGGCGACGTGAACGGCGACGGACACGCCGACCTGCTCATCGGTGGGCCCGGCGAGGACATCACGCAGGCCGACAACGGCACCGTCGTCGTGATGTACGGCCCCGCCCTCACGACCGGCAAGAGCTATTCGGTCACCGCTTCGGGCCGGATCGGCGGCGAGAAACTCGGTACGACCGTCACCGCCGGCGACTTCAATGCCGACGGCAAGGCCGACATCTTCTCCGTCGCGCCGGGCAAGCCCGGCCGCTGGTGGGTCTGGGACGGGAAGACCGGTGCGGCCAGGTCCGGTTACCTGAACAGCGCCGCGTACACCGCCGCCGTGGGCTACGCGGCCGCGGTCACCGGCGACTTCAACAAGGACGGCTACGCGGACGCCGCCGTCAGTTACCGCGACCCGAGCGGCATCGGACGCCTGCTGTGGCTGAAGGGGTCCACCACCGGACTCCAGCGCGTCGGCATCCTCGACGCACGCGGCGGACGCTCGCTCGCCGCCGGTGACATCAACGGCGACGGCGCCACCGACCTGGCGGTGGGCCAGCCGTCCGCCACCGAGTCCGGGCACACCGCCAAGGGTGGCGCGGTGACAGCCGTGTTCGGTTCGTCCGGCGGACTGACCTCGACCGGCCGCAGGACGATCCACCAGGACACCACCGGTGTACCGGGCGGCGGCGAGACCGGCGACGACATGGGAGCGTCCGTCTCCATCGGCGATGTCGACCTCGACGGGTACGGCGACATTCTCACCGGCGCGCCGGGCGAGGACATCACCCGCAGCGGCGTGAACGAGAGCAACGCCGGCCAGGTCTTCCTGATCCGCGGCTCCGCCACCGGCCCCACCGGCACCGGGGCCGTCGGATACAGCCAGGACACCACGGGCATCCCCGGCGCCACCGAGCCCAACGACCGACTCGGCTCGTCCGTGTCCCTCACCGACCTCTCCGGCTACAGCCGGGCGGACATCGCGATCGGCGCGGACGGCGAGGACGCCAACAACGGCACGATCCTGCAGATCGACAACACCAGCACCTCAGGAATCAAGACGGACACCGGCCTCTACTACGGGGTGTCGGCGCTCGGTTCATCCACCGGGATCCGGATCGGACTGACGCTGGCGCCGTAA
- a CDS encoding RNA polymerase sigma factor: MTKGGEQHRGQVDDAELGAAVERAQQGDEEAFAVAYRMVHPGLLGYVRGLVGEDGEDVASDAWLEISRDLGRFRGDGAGFRGWTATIARHRALDHLRRQKRRPRTAFLEQDVLELPSGHDTAAAALETLSTEQALALIGQLPREQAEAVLLRVVVGLDGPATARVLGKRAGAVRTSAHRGLKRLAECITSAGSGTVTSAARRTLRDET; encoded by the coding sequence GTGACCAAGGGCGGGGAACAACACCGCGGGCAAGTGGACGACGCCGAGCTCGGCGCTGCGGTGGAGCGGGCGCAGCAGGGGGACGAGGAAGCATTCGCGGTGGCGTACCGGATGGTCCATCCCGGGCTGCTCGGATACGTACGGGGCCTGGTCGGCGAGGACGGCGAGGACGTGGCCTCGGACGCCTGGCTGGAGATCTCCCGCGATCTCGGGCGGTTCCGCGGGGACGGGGCCGGCTTCCGCGGCTGGACCGCGACGATCGCCCGGCACCGGGCGCTCGACCATCTGCGCAGACAGAAGCGGCGGCCGCGCACCGCATTCCTGGAGCAGGACGTCCTCGAACTGCCCAGTGGTCATGACACGGCCGCGGCCGCTCTGGAGACGCTCTCCACCGAGCAGGCGCTCGCGCTCATCGGACAGTTGCCGCGGGAGCAGGCGGAAGCCGTTCTGCTGCGCGTCGTCGTCGGTCTCGACGGCCCCGCGACGGCGCGTGTGCTCGGCAAGCGAGCAGGGGCCGTACGCACCTCCGCCCACCGTGGACTGAAGCGACTGGCCGAGTGCATCACCTCGGCGGGGTCGGGCACTGTGACGTCTGCGGCGCGGCGCACGCTGAGAGATGAGACATGA
- a CDS encoding glycosyltransferase, producing MKPSICLCMIVKNEAHVIGRCLASVRDLIDTWVISDTGSSDGTQQLIRAALDGIPGELHEEPWVDFGHNRTLNIRHAHAKADYLLLLDADLVIRRQGPLPRLTADSYLLRHEGATECRVKRLVRGDIAWRYEGVTHEYLTSDQRDDRRTLDALVVEDHADGGMRHDKYERDARLLGAELERDPDNARTVFYLAQTMRDLGDRDKAIALYERRARMGGWGEEVYCSLLQAGILKADAGDWPAAMDALSRAWESRPQRLEACYELSSRLRGLGRHRAAHAFVSACVDREPPEDLLFVQPWVYRWGLLFEYSITANRVGDIDGSLGACDRLLSMPDLPDAHRRQTLTNREFAEQRQATRSASWAPPPDWRRGPHLSDSNCSTCHG from the coding sequence GTGAAGCCGTCCATCTGCCTGTGCATGATCGTCAAGAACGAGGCCCACGTCATCGGGCGCTGCCTCGCCTCGGTTCGCGACCTGATCGACACCTGGGTGATCTCCGACACCGGTTCGAGCGACGGAACGCAGCAGCTGATCCGCGCCGCTCTCGACGGCATCCCGGGCGAACTCCACGAGGAGCCCTGGGTGGACTTCGGCCACAACCGGACCCTGAACATCAGGCACGCCCACGCCAAGGCCGACTATCTGCTCCTTCTCGACGCCGATCTGGTGATCCGCAGGCAGGGGCCGCTGCCCCGGCTGACCGCCGACTCGTATCTGCTGCGGCACGAGGGCGCGACCGAGTGCCGCGTCAAGCGTCTGGTCCGCGGCGACATCGCCTGGCGGTACGAAGGCGTCACCCATGAGTACCTCACCTCCGACCAGCGCGACGACCGGCGGACTCTCGACGCGCTCGTCGTCGAGGACCACGCCGACGGCGGGATGCGGCACGACAAGTACGAGCGGGATGCACGACTGCTCGGTGCCGAACTCGAGCGCGACCCCGACAACGCCCGGACCGTCTTCTATCTGGCGCAGACCATGCGGGATCTCGGCGACAGGGACAAGGCGATCGCCCTCTACGAGCGCCGCGCGCGGATGGGCGGCTGGGGCGAGGAGGTGTACTGCTCACTGCTGCAGGCCGGAATCCTCAAGGCCGATGCCGGCGACTGGCCGGCCGCCATGGATGCGCTCTCGCGGGCCTGGGAGTCGCGGCCGCAACGGCTCGAGGCCTGCTACGAGCTCTCCTCGCGGCTGCGCGGCCTCGGCCGCCACCGCGCCGCGCACGCGTTCGTCAGCGCCTGCGTCGACCGCGAACCGCCGGAAGACCTGCTGTTCGTCCAGCCGTGGGTGTACCGATGGGGGCTGCTCTTCGAGTACTCGATCACCGCCAACCGGGTCGGAGACATCGACGGCTCGCTCGGAGCCTGCGACCGGCTCCTGTCGATGCCGGACCTCCCTGACGCCCATCGCAGGCAGACGCTCACCAACCGCGAGTTCGCCGAACAGCGGCAGGCCACCCGCAGCGCGTCATGGGCTCCGCCCCCGGACTGGCGACGCGGCCCCCACCTCAGTGACAGCAACTGCAGCACCTGTCACGGCTGA
- a CDS encoding SGNH/GDSL hydrolase family protein has translation MEMNASYTSLVAVGDSFTEGMSDLLPDGSYRGWADVLAGRLATRSPGFRYANLAVRGKLIRQIVDEQVEAAAAMQADVVTLVGGLNDTLRPKCDMGMVRGQLEEAVERLAPACKKLVLMRSPGRNGPVMERFRPRMEELFTLVDELANRHGALVVDLYGAPALGDPQLWDVDRLHLTDEGHRRVAEAVWQTLGLPAENDWQTPLPAAVPPRWATRRVDDLRFARRHLAPWIGRRLTGRSSGDGRTGAQFSAELGKAFWVTPEDDRAPGPVATWRRVDGAC, from the coding sequence ATGGAAATGAATGCCTCCTACACCAGTCTTGTCGCGGTCGGCGACTCGTTCACCGAGGGAATGTCGGACCTGCTGCCGGACGGTTCGTACCGCGGCTGGGCCGATGTCCTCGCCGGCCGGCTCGCCACCCGCTCCCCCGGGTTCCGGTACGCGAATCTCGCCGTGCGCGGAAAGCTGATCCGCCAGATAGTCGACGAGCAGGTCGAAGCGGCGGCCGCCATGCAGGCGGATGTCGTGACGCTCGTGGGCGGTCTCAACGACACGCTGCGGCCGAAGTGCGACATGGGCATGGTGCGCGGGCAGCTGGAGGAGGCCGTGGAGCGTCTGGCGCCGGCGTGCAAGAAGCTGGTGCTGATGCGCAGCCCCGGGCGCAACGGCCCGGTGATGGAGCGGTTCCGTCCGCGCATGGAGGAGCTGTTCACCCTGGTCGACGAGTTGGCGAACCGGCACGGGGCGCTGGTCGTCGATCTGTACGGAGCTCCGGCGCTGGGAGATCCCCAACTGTGGGACGTCGACCGGCTGCATCTGACCGACGAGGGCCACCGCAGAGTTGCCGAGGCGGTCTGGCAGACGCTGGGACTTCCGGCCGAGAACGACTGGCAGACGCCTCTTCCCGCCGCCGTACCTCCTCGGTGGGCGACGCGGCGCGTCGACGACCTCCGCTTCGCACGCCGGCATCTGGCTCCGTGGATCGGCCGCCGTCTGACCGGCCGGTCGTCCGGCGACGGACGGACCGGCGCCCAATTCAGCGCCGAGCTCGGGAAGGCCTTCTGGGTCACCCCCGAGGACGACCGGGCCCCGGGCCCGGTGGCGACGTGGCGCCGGGTGGACGGCGCCTGCTAG
- a CDS encoding hemolysin family protein: MTAVQLFIGLLTLVANAFFVGAEFALISVRRSQIEPQAEAGNRRARSVIWGLEHVSALLAAAQLGITLCTLVLGIVAEPAIAHLLEPVFDVVGVPHGLVHPISFVIALAVATYLHMLLGEMVPKNIALAEPVRTALILGPPLVTLARALRPVIFTVNAFANTLLRLLRVETKDEVSATFSDDELARLVKDAGDAGLVDDRAAERLRHALELGRRPVRDVVLPVDQVVYTRVGTTPEELERLSYESGFSRFPVMDSEQRIQGYLHVKDALDATPRDVPFPVTAMRPIARVRAATPLDDVLTALRRSRTHLAAVLDEDDKLAGLVTMEDVLRELVGRPQAR, encoded by the coding sequence ATGACTGCCGTCCAGCTCTTCATCGGTCTGCTGACCCTGGTCGCCAACGCGTTCTTCGTCGGCGCCGAGTTCGCGCTGATCTCCGTACGCCGCAGCCAGATCGAGCCCCAGGCCGAGGCCGGGAACCGGCGGGCGCGGAGCGTCATCTGGGGTCTGGAGCACGTGTCGGCGCTGCTCGCGGCGGCGCAGCTGGGCATCACACTGTGCACGCTGGTCCTGGGTATCGTCGCCGAACCGGCCATCGCGCATCTGCTGGAGCCCGTCTTCGACGTGGTGGGTGTGCCGCACGGACTGGTCCATCCGATCTCGTTCGTGATCGCACTGGCCGTGGCGACGTATCTGCACATGCTGCTCGGCGAGATGGTGCCGAAGAACATCGCGCTGGCGGAGCCGGTACGGACCGCGCTGATACTCGGTCCGCCGCTGGTCACCCTTGCCAGGGCGCTGCGCCCGGTGATCTTCACGGTGAACGCCTTCGCCAACACCCTGCTGAGACTTCTGCGGGTGGAGACGAAGGACGAGGTGTCCGCCACGTTCTCCGACGACGAACTGGCCCGTCTGGTGAAGGACGCCGGTGACGCCGGCCTCGTCGACGACCGCGCCGCCGAGCGTCTGCGGCACGCCCTGGAGCTGGGCCGCCGCCCGGTACGGGATGTGGTGCTGCCGGTCGACCAGGTGGTGTACACCCGGGTCGGGACGACACCCGAGGAGCTGGAACGGCTCTCGTACGAGTCGGGTTTCTCGCGTTTCCCGGTGATGGACAGCGAGCAGCGGATCCAGGGCTATCTCCATGTGAAGGACGCCCTGGACGCCACACCGCGCGATGTCCCGTTCCCGGTGACGGCCATGCGGCCGATCGCCCGGGTGCGGGCCGCGACACCGCTCGACGATGTGCTGACGGCACTGCGAAGGAGTCGCACACACCTCGCGGCGGTGCTCGACGAGGACGACAAGCTGGCCGGACTGGTCACGATGGAGGACGTCCTGCGCGAGCTGGTGGGACGGCCGCAAGCACGCTGA